From Streptomyces sp. 6-11-2, one genomic window encodes:
- a CDS encoding TlpA disulfide reductase family protein, whose product MTTTRRPYAAVVVVATCAILVGCSTPDPIGDTTPGEQLTRTPKEGERPAAPDFSGTSLEGDEIHLSDYRGKVVLVNAWASWCGPCRAEAPELKRIQEKWGGRGVQVLGLDNDGSRADGLAFQREFRPGYPSLHDPAGKQALRLPHGLVNTQTLPFTIVIDPAGKVAATRTGPVTEPQIEKVIAPLLAATGHPS is encoded by the coding sequence ATGACGACGACCCGACGCCCGTACGCGGCCGTGGTGGTCGTCGCCACCTGTGCGATCCTCGTCGGCTGCTCGACCCCGGACCCGATCGGCGACACCACACCAGGGGAGCAACTCACCAGGACTCCGAAGGAGGGCGAGCGCCCCGCCGCTCCCGACTTCTCCGGCACCTCGCTGGAGGGCGACGAGATCCACCTGTCCGACTACCGAGGCAAGGTCGTGCTGGTCAATGCCTGGGCCTCCTGGTGCGGTCCCTGCCGGGCGGAGGCGCCCGAGTTGAAGAGGATCCAGGAGAAGTGGGGCGGCCGCGGCGTCCAGGTACTGGGGCTCGACAACGACGGCAGCCGAGCCGACGGACTCGCCTTCCAGAGGGAGTTCCGTCCGGGCTACCCGTCCCTGCACGATCCGGCGGGCAAGCAGGCCCTGAGGCTGCCGCACGGCCTGGTGAACACGCAGACGCTCCCGTTCACGATCGTCATCGACCCGGCGGGAAAGGTGGCGGCCACTCGCACGGGACCGGTGACGGAGCCTCAGATCGAGAAGGTCATCGCCCCGCTGCTGGCCGCCACGGGGCACCCTTCCTG